The Methanobrevibacter sp. TLL-48-HuF1 genomic sequence CATTCTCAGAATTAAAAATGCCTGTGATTTCTGAAATCTGCATATCTATTAATCCTTGAATGTCAGGAGCTTCTGCAGCAACTATAGTATATGAACTAAAGAGCCCTATTTCAAAAAATACTACAAATAGTACAACGACTAGTATTATTCTAAGTGCTTTTGCCATTTTATCACATTACTTTTTATCCCTGTATAAAACAGAAATATTAATGATTTAACTATATTTCTAATGTATAATAAAAGTAACTACTAAATTTAATTAATAGAAAAAAATTTTTAATAAACGTGAAAATTCAAAGTTCAAATTCTCAAAGTTTATTAATATAGAAAATAAAAATTTTAATTAATATGACTAATAAAATTTTATTAAAATTTGCAAAAAAGGGAATTAATCTATCACCAGAGGCTTATAAAAAAGTTATTGAAGCAGAAAATCCTCTAGATTTTACATCTTCATTAATTGTTAAATTAAAAGGAGGTGATTTTAAATCTAAAGATTTAGTTTCAGTTAGCGGTCAAACTGTTGATGAAATAATGGAAAATAGCACAATTGAAAAATCAACTACAAGACCTCAATTAACACAAAAGGAAACTAAAAAACCTACTCCAGAACCTAAACCTAAAGAAAAACCTAAAAAAACAGCCAGTATTAGTGATTTTAAAAAAGAATCTGATGTTAAAGAAAAATATGTTAATAAAGAAAATGCAGAAGCTTTAGAAACAGTTGAAAACAAAAAAATCAAATTTAAAAGGAATTTAACCAAAACCAATGTTGAATATGACTTTAAAATCATACAGGATACAAGTAAAAAATCATACACCAGCGGAGAACTTGAAAACTTAATTGCTTATTTCCAAAGCAGATATGAAAAACTAGCTAATATTTTAGTTAAAAGACCAGAACTTAAAAATTACACAAAAGTAGCAGATATTGAAGAAGGTCAAAGCAATTTAAGTCTTATTTTAATGGTTAGGGAAATCAGATCCACTAAAAATGGCCATAAACTTATTGAATTTGAAGATGATACTGGAACTATTCCTATATTATTCTCAAATAAAAATGAGGAAGTCTTTAAAGAAGCTGAAAAGCTAGTTAAAGATGAAGTTATTGGTGTTCTCGCTGATAAAAATGGTGATTTAGCTATTGGAAATGAAATCATAAATCCTGGAGTTATGAGAATACCTAAAAAAGAAATGGATTTCAGTATTGTATTTTTATCTGATGTTCACATTGGAAGTTTAACCTTTTTAGAAGATGCATTTACCAGATTTATAGATTGGATAAACTGTGAATTCGGAAATGAAGAACAGGTAAAAATAGCTGAAAGTGTTAAATATCTTGTTATTGGTGGAGATATTGTAGATGGTATTGGTGTATATCCAAATCAGGAAAAAGAACTAGCTATTAAAGATATTACTCAGCAATACAATGAAGCTGCCAGATTCTTAGGAAACATTAGAAGTGACATTAAAATAATTATTGCTCCGGGAAACCACGATGCATCAAGAGTAGCAGAACCTCAGCCTGCAGTACCTGAAGAGTATGCAAAAGCTTTATATGAACTTGATAATGTAGAATTCATAAGTAATCCTGGTGTTGTATCTTTAGACGGTATTAATGTCTTAATTTATCACGGACGTAGTTTTGATGATTTAGTAATGGCGGTTAAAGAGTTTACTCATGAGAAAAATGATTTATTAATGGAAGAATTACTTAAAAAAAGACATTTAGCTCCAATTTATGGAGAAAGAACTCCTCTTGCTTCAGAACTTGAAGACTACTTAGTAATTGATGAAGTTCCTGATGTCTTCCATACAGGACATGTTCATATTAATACTCATAAAAAATTCAATGGCATTCATTTAATTAACTCCGGAACATTTCAGACTCAAACAGAATTCCAGAAAATTTATAATATTGAACCAACCCCTGCTGAAGTTCCCGTACTTTACAAAGGGCAATATAAATGTTTAAAGTTCATTTAAAAATTTTTATAAATAATAACAACTTAAATAATATTAAGTTTAGGTGAAAAAATGGAAAAAAATATTGAAGAAATTATTAATGTTTCAGATTATCTTTATAACAATAAACTTGTTGCCGGAAAAGCTGGAAATGTTAGTGCTAGATTTAAAGGTGAAGATGGTGATGTGATTGCTATTACACCTACTTTAAAATCATTATATGGTTTAAATGAAGAAGATATTGTATTAGTGGATTTAGAAGGTAATTTATTAACAAAAGGCAAACCTTCTTCTGAAGTTGATCTTCATTTAGAAATTTATAAAAAAAGAAGCGACGTAAATGGAATTGTCCATACTCATTCACCATATGCAACAGGATTTGCATTTTCTTCAAAAAGAATTAAAAGACACGAAGGTTTCGGAGCTATTAATACACCATTTTTAGAAGACATTGAATATGAAACTCCTGGAAGTATGAAACTAGCTAAAAATGCTTCAAACGCTATCGGTGACGAAGATGTTTTAATATTAAAACAGCATGGTGTTTTATGTGTTGGTGACAGTTTAAAAGAAGCTACTTTACTTGCAACTTTCGTTGAAGAAACAGCTAAAACACAGTTTATAACTTATATGTTAAATTCAACTGAAGATTTAATATGAATCTTCTTGTGAAGATTCACTTTCTTTTCCAGAATCAACATAATCAGTTATAATATCTAAAATTAAACCAGATAAAGAAGTATCTTTATCAATAGCTATTTTTTTTAATTCTTTTTTCAAATCTACGGGCATATTTATAGTTGTTTTACTTATATCTGACATAATTATATAATTGTTTATCATATTTTATATACTTTTTTCTAAAATGAAATTTACCAAAAAATATTTAAAGATTAATATAATAATATAAGTTTAACATACTGATTTTTTAAATATATATTATTTTGGAGGGGAAATTTTATGTCTAATCAAACAATCGATGAAGTATCAGAAATATTAGAATATATTATGGAGAACAATTCAGTTCCACGTAACATAAGAGAAGCAGCACAGGAATCCAACACTTTATTAAAAGATGAATCCCAGGATCAATCTGTAAAAATAAGTACTGTTTTAACTAAGTTAGATGAAATTAGTAATGATCCTAACATACCGGTTCATGCAAGAACTTTAATATGGGAAGTTCTTTCCAAATTAGAATCTATCTAATTTTTTTTAATCTTTTTTAGAAATAGCTAAAGCTATTGTAACTCCATTAAAAGCTGTTTTTTTATAAATTAATTTTGAATCAAAGCCTGCTGTAATTAAAGCAGAAGCTTCAGACACACTGCCGACACCAAATTTGGATTTTACAAATTCTGATTCATGTATCTCATCTGATTTAAATAAAGTCAATTTATCCATTTCAACAAAATTAACAGGAATATTTAACATTTTACTTAAATCCAAGATACCTTTTTCATTTTTCTTAATTTCACCTGAAGCCAGTTTAGATAATCTGTTTTTAGAAATATTCAAGTCATCAAGTGCCTTATTAAGACCTATTAAAATATCTTTTTTGGATTTACCTCGTTTGCATCCAATACCAACAACAATATCTTCAATTTTCATTATTAGTTTATGATTTTTATATAAGACATGTATTTCATCTGTATTTATGGAACTGGTAAATTCAATTGAAACATCAATTTCAAGTGTATTATCATTTAAATAATCAAATAAAAAATCATAGTTTTCTTTACTGTTGACTCTGAACATTATTTCTTCATTGTTTAAAATAGCTTTATTGAAATATACAATTTCTTTTGGATTTTTAACTGTCAAATACAAATCTTTAGCTATTACATCAACACCTAATTTTTTATTGACATCAGTTGCAGTTGTAATAACTTCTGTTGCATTTAACATATCAGCTACTTTTGATGTCAGTTTATTGGCTCCTCCTAAGTGACCTGATAATGTGCTGATTACAAAATTAGCATTTTCATCAATATTCAAAATAGCAGGATCTGAAACTTTTGATTTGATTAATGGTGCAATACTTCTAATTAAAATTCCAGAAGCCATAATAGCTATAATTGCATCATATTCATAGAATAATATTTTAAAAGTATTTTTAACATCTTTATAATAAATATCAGTGTTAATAATAGTTGAATCTTTATCTAAATGTTTTTTTAATAATAAAGATAAATCATAACCTTTTTTTGAAACAGAAATAATAGCTATTTTCATAATATCACATATAATATAATTATAAATAAAATTATTGCAATGGTAAATAATAATATTGTTAATTTTGACAGTTTAACAGCACTGCTTATATCATTTATTTCAATATTTTTATTATTGTCTCCCAATATATAAGTATCTAATTTAATTAATTGTATATCTAAAGCTCCTGCAGCTGAAGCCATTGTAAAACCAGAGTTTGGACTTGGACAGTTTCTGGCATCTCTTTTCAATATTTTATAACTGTTTTTATAATCAAACCTCAGGCAAAATGCAGATAAAACAACAAATAAACCAGCTATTCTTGATGGAATATAATTTAAAATATCATCTATTTTAGCTGGAACAAAACCAATATTAATCAGTTCATCAGTTTTATAACCAACCATTGCATCAAGTGTATTGAATATTCTGTAATTAAATGGAATTAAAATTAAAATAAATAAAAGCAAATAGGAATGTATAAAAATTCCAGCAAGACTGCAAATCATGAAATAAAATACAGGTGAAATGTATGAATCAGTAATATTTTCTGTTAAGCTTTCAATAGTAGCTGAAACAATATGTTCTTCAGTCAGTTCATCAGTGTTCCTGCTGACTAAATATGAAACTGCCTGTCTTGCTTTATCAATATCTTCTTTCAAATCTGCTTCAACATTAATAGCAGTACCCAACAGCATTTTAATAGAAAAAGTAGATGATAAAATTAATGTAAATAATATAAAAAATATAAATGCATTAAATGAAGATAAATAAACTAATATAATCACTAATACACTTGAAGCAATACAGGTAGCAGCTGTTAAAAACAAACCTGACCATTTATTTGTTATTTTTATAAATCTGATTTTGAAAAAGGATATTACAGATCCGATCATTACAACAGGATGAATCTTAGTTGGAAGTTCGCCATATGTAATATCAAAAGAAATAGCTAAAAATAATGAAAATAATATAAATATTAAAATATTATATGAAAAATTAATATTATTAAATATATTGAAATTATTTATTAAATCAAAAGTATAATACATTATTTAATATATAATATTAAAATAAATAAATATTTTATTATAATTTTAAATATGGTGAAAAAATGAGTATTGAACAAGATGTTAAAAACTGGTTAGCTGATGAAGGTGTCTTTAGAGAAAAAGCTGCAGATGAAAATGCAGACTTTCATTTTGTCATTGAATTTCCTAAAGATAATATAATGGATGTTGTAAAACCAAAAGAAAAAGATGTTATTGTTATTGGATGTGCAACACAAGTAGCACCAGAACATATTAATTTAATGCAAAATGCATCTCCTCAAGATAAAAATAAATTTTTATTTGATGTAAGTACTAATTTAAACTTATTTTTAGTTGATTATGAATTGAAAGTGGATCAAGATATTTTACAGCAATTTGTAGTTACTGATAATATATTTGAAGATGGATTAAGTAAAGATGCTTTATTTAAAACTATTAAACGTGTTTTTAAAGCTAAATTACATTGTATAATGTTATTAAATTACGCTTTTGGTAATTCAAACACTAATATTTCCAAACCACATAATGAAAATAGTATGTTTGTATAATTTTTTCATAAATTTTAGACAGACAGACATAAATTTCAAGTGAAAGCTCTGCGAAGGTTCTGTAGGAATGAAGACATGCATTTCATCTGTAAAAACACTTGAAATTTATCTTAATTTTTTGTAGTTAAAATTGAAAATAAAGCCTTTATTATTCTTTTTTTATAAAAATAATCATTTTAACCAAGTTAAAAATTTTTTTTCACTTGAAACATATGTCTTGATTTTTGCTTCGCACTAAAAATTGCATTACAGTTGAAATTTATCTCTCACTATTCATGTTAAATCATTATATTTTTTTTTGATAAAACTCTTATTGAATTTTTTTTCACTTGAAATATATGTTTTATTTTTCAAATGCTCAGATAAATATTATATTATACTGAAAATATTACAATTGAAATACTTCTTCTTTAAATTTGAAATAAAAATTGTTTTAGTCTTATTTTTTTAAATGATAATTTTTTAATAAATTTTTAAATTAATTTATTTTATAAAAAATTGATATAAAACATTTATTTTTTAAAAATAAGTAATATATACCTTTTATTTTGTAATTGAAAAATTATAAAATTATTTTACAATTATGTTAATTTTGTTTTCATCACTATTTTTTCACTTGAAATATATGTCTTTATAATTGAAATAGTTAATTTTCATGTTTTAATTTTAACTATTTTTATTTACTTTAATTTTTATTTAAGCTATTAATTGACTATTTTTTATAAATTTAAGTATTTTAAACATTTTTTAGTTAATTTTAATTTATTTAATTTCTTTAATTTTTATTTTTTAATGAAAATTTATTATCTCAATACAATTTTGTAATACAAACCTTTATTTAACACTGTTTTCATATATTAACACTGGAAATAATACTTATAATTTTTTCATATTTTTTAAGATTATTTTACTTTTATTACTTTTTAAGAATGGTGAACATATGGCAAATATATTTGATGACTTGGAGGTAGGAAAATCAGTTTTTAAAGATAAACAACCTTTAGATCATAGGTTTTTACCTGAAAATTTACCTCACAGAAAAGAACAGATAACACAAATAGCTAAATATTGGATTGAAGCATTAAATAATGTTACTCCATCTGATATTACAATTTACGGAAAAACAGGAACTGGAAAAACAGCAGCAGCAAAATTTGCTCGTGAACAACTAAATGAAGCAGCATCTAATAAGAATGTTTTCATAAAAGTTGAATATATTCGTTGTACTGATTACACAACAGAATATCAGGTTATTGCACAGTTATGTCAAAAACTTGGAAGAAATGTTCCTCACAGAGGCTGGACAAAAGGGGAAGTTATTAATACTTTCAGAGACATTTTCAGAAGAAATGCATATGGAAAAAAACTAATTTTAATTGTTATTTTAGATGAAATTGACATATTGCTTAGTAAAGACGGAGATGGAATTTTATACACTTTAACAAGAACTGACAATGTATCTATATTATCCATTAGTAATTATGTTGAATTTAAGCAATTTATAACACCTAGAGTAATGAGCAGTTTGAGGGATAAAGAAATTGTTTTCCCACCTTATGGTGCTGATCAGTTAGCTGATATTTTAAGTGAAAGAGCTCATTTATCATTTAAAGAAGATACAATTGAAAGTGATGTTATACCATTATGTTCAGCTATGGCAGCTAAAGAAGAAGGAGATGCAAGATATGCACTGGATTTACTTAGAACTGCTGGAGAAATAGCTGATGAAGAAGAATCTGATAAAATCATTGGTGATTATGTAAGAAGGGCGAAAGACAGAATTGAACATAATAAAATCACTGATATTATTTTAACCTTACCAACTCAGCAACAAAGAGTTTTAGATGCTATTTTAAGACTTACTCAAAATAATGAGGAAATAACCTCAGGTAAATTATATGATACTTATAAAGAAGTATCAAAAGGAGATTCTGTAACATACAGAAGAATTTTTGATTTTATAAATGAACTTGAAATGTTAGGTATTATTTCAACCAATACTATATCACGTGGACGTGGAAAAGGAAGAACTAATATTATAACACTTCAATGCGATACTAATCTACTTGAAAAAACACTTTATTCCATATGATTCCATTTGGGATTGTTTTTTATTAAAGTTTTTAAAATAGCCATTCTAACTGGAACAGCATTAAATGCCTGATTGAAATATTTATTATGTTTAGTATTATCTAAATCAGTAGCTATTTCATCAATTCTTGGTAACGGGTGCATAACAATAACATCCTTACCTTCCAACATTTTTTTATTAACAATATAAGCTCCTTTTATTTTTAAATATTCATCCAAATCTCCAAAGCGTTCTTTTTGAATTCTGGTTACATATAAAACATCTACTTTATCAATGATTTCTTCTATACTATCAACTTCAGTATATGGGATATTCTTTTTGTTTAAATCGTGTAAAACTTCCTGAGGCATTTTTAATTCTTTAGGAGCAACAAAATAAAGTTCTACATTGTCATATAATCCTAATGCATTAGATAATGAATGTACTGTACGGCCAAATTTTAAATCTCCAACCAAAGCTATTTTTAAATTATCAATCTGCCCTAATTCTTTTTTAATAGTGTATAAATCAAGTAATGTTTGAGTAGGATGTTGACCAGCACCATCTCCGGCATTTATCACTGGAACATCTACAATATCTGATATAAATTTAGATACACCTTCCAATTCATGTCTAATAACTAAAGCATCGCTGTAGCCTTCAAACATTTTTGCAGTATCAGCTATGCTTTCCCCTTTGGAAACAGAACATGATCTTGTACTTTCAATACCTATGCAATTTCCGCCTAAACGTTTCATAGATGTTTCAAATGATAATCTTGTTCTTGTAGATGGTTCAAAAAACATTAATCCAAGGATTTTACCTTTTAATTCGTCACAACATTCTTTTGATTTAGCTATATCTTCTAATTTTGATGCTTCATCCAGAATATAATCAATATCCTTTCTTTCAAAATCTTTTATTGAAATAATACTTTTTAGTTTAAAAATTTTAATCAACCCATTTCATTCAATTCTTTTATCAATTAAATTATTAATATAACTGGCAAATTTATCAATTTCATCCATATCCAATACAGGAATATTTTCACTGGAAAGTGTTTTTTTAGCTTTTATTTTATCTATAAAGTTTCCTTCATCTGGATTTATTTCATAACCAAAATTTGAAGAAATAAATGATGATTTAACAAGTTGTTCTGAAAATGTTTTGTTCAGATGACTTTTAGTATTTGATTTTTCATCACAGTTCATAAAAAGAGCAACCGGTTTTTCCATCAATGTTCCCATATTTCTGGATATGTATCTTTTTAAGATTCCTTGGACTTTTCCATGGTATAATGATCCAGCTAATATAATAAAATCATATTTTAACAAACAGGCTGTTTTGGCTTTTTCAATTGGAATTAACTGTATTTTAGCTTTTATTTTATTTGATAAAATTTTTGCAGCCTTTTTTGTTATTCCACTGGATGTTGAGTAAATTATTGCTATTTTCATATAATCCTTTCAATTGGCACGACAAGAATATCTTTTGCACCTGCATTTCTTAAATCGTTAACAAGTTCGAATACTACATCTTCATCTATAACTGCCTGTACAGCTACAGTTTCTTCTTTAGATAATACTTCAGAAATTGTCGGACCTGTCATTGCCGGCATAACTTTTTTAACATTATCTAAATTTTCTTTTTTAACATTCATCATTACAAGCTTTTTCCTTTCAGCTTCAATTACTCCCTTTATACTTGTACTTACGGCTTCAACTAACTCTTTTTTATTTTCAAAGCTATTGTCATTAGTAATAAGTTTAATAGTACTTTCTAAAATTACATCAACAATTTTCAAATGATTCATTTTTAATGTAGTTCCAGTACTGGTTAAATCAGTAATTAAATCAGCTATTCCAATTAATGGTGCGATTTCTGTAGAACCGCTTAATGTTATTATTTTTGATGTTAAATCATGTTTTTCCAAGTATTTTTTTGTTAATGTTGGAAATTCAGTAGCTACTACCATATCTGATGTTAAATCATCAATAGAATTTATATTGGAATCTTCCGGTGATGCTAAAACTAATTTTGTTTGTCCGAAAGATAAATCAACTAATTCCTTAACATTAGCTTCACTTTCATTAATCAAGTCTACACCAGTTATTCCCATATCAA encodes the following:
- a CDS encoding Cdc6/Cdc18 family protein → MANIFDDLEVGKSVFKDKQPLDHRFLPENLPHRKEQITQIAKYWIEALNNVTPSDITIYGKTGTGKTAAAKFAREQLNEAASNKNVFIKVEYIRCTDYTTEYQVIAQLCQKLGRNVPHRGWTKGEVINTFRDIFRRNAYGKKLILIVILDEIDILLSKDGDGILYTLTRTDNVSILSISNYVEFKQFITPRVMSSLRDKEIVFPPYGADQLADILSERAHLSFKEDTIESDVIPLCSAMAAKEEGDARYALDLLRTAGEIADEEESDKIIGDYVRRAKDRIEHNKITDIILTLPTQQQRVLDAILRLTQNNEEITSGKLYDTYKEVSKGDSVTYRRIFDFINELEMLGIISTNTISRGRGKGRTNIITLQCDTNLLEKTLYSI
- a CDS encoding DUF2299 domain-containing protein, with translation MSIEQDVKNWLADEGVFREKAADENADFHFVIEFPKDNIMDVVKPKEKDVIVIGCATQVAPEHINLMQNASPQDKNKFLFDVSTNLNLFLVDYELKVDQDILQQFVVTDNIFEDGLSKDALFKTIKRVFKAKLHCIMLLNYAFGNSNTNISKPHNENSMFV
- a CDS encoding cobalamin biosynthesis protein, whose protein sequence is MYYTFDLINNFNIFNNINFSYNILIFILFSLFLAISFDITYGELPTKIHPVVMIGSVISFFKIRFIKITNKWSGLFLTAATCIASSVLVIILVYLSSFNAFIFFILFTLILSSTFSIKMLLGTAINVEADLKEDIDKARQAVSYLVSRNTDELTEEHIVSATIESLTENITDSYISPVFYFMICSLAGIFIHSYLLLFILILIPFNYRIFNTLDAMVGYKTDELINIGFVPAKIDDILNYIPSRIAGLFVVLSAFCLRFDYKNSYKILKRDARNCPSPNSGFTMASAAGALDIQLIKLDTYILGDNNKNIEINDISSAVKLSKLTILLFTIAIILFIIILYVIL
- a CDS encoding class II aldolase/adducin family protein; the encoded protein is MEKNIEEIINVSDYLYNNKLVAGKAGNVSARFKGEDGDVIAITPTLKSLYGLNEEDIVLVDLEGNLLTKGKPSSEVDLHLEIYKKRSDVNGIVHTHSPYATGFAFSSKRIKRHEGFGAINTPFLEDIEYETPGSMKLAKNASNAIGDEDVLILKQHGVLCVGDSLKEATLLATFVEETAKTQFITYMLNSTEDLI
- the pyrB gene encoding aspartate carbamoyltransferase, which produces MIKIFKLKSIISIKDFERKDIDYILDEASKLEDIAKSKECCDELKGKILGLMFFEPSTRTRLSFETSMKRLGGNCIGIESTRSCSVSKGESIADTAKMFEGYSDALVIRHELEGVSKFISDIVDVPVINAGDGAGQHPTQTLLDLYTIKKELGQIDNLKIALVGDLKFGRTVHSLSNALGLYDNVELYFVAPKELKMPQEVLHDLNKKNIPYTEVDSIEEIIDKVDVLYVTRIQKERFGDLDEYLKIKGAYIVNKKMLEGKDVIVMHPLPRIDEIATDLDNTKHNKYFNQAFNAVPVRMAILKTLIKNNPKWNHME
- a CDS encoding cobalt-precorrin 5A hydrolase, which produces MKIAIISVSKKGYDLSLLLKKHLDKDSTIINTDIYYKDVKNTFKILFYEYDAIIAIMASGILIRSIAPLIKSKVSDPAILNIDENANFVISTLSGHLGGANKLTSKVADMLNATEVITTATDVNKKLGVDVIAKDLYLTVKNPKEIVYFNKAILNNEEIMFRVNSKENYDFLFDYLNDNTLEIDVSIEFTSSINTDEIHVLYKNHKLIMKIEDIVVGIGCKRGKSKKDILIGLNKALDDLNISKNRLSKLASGEIKKNEKGILDLSKMLNIPVNFVEMDKLTLFKSDEIHESEFVKSKFGVGSVSEASALITAGFDSKLIYKKTAFNGVTIALAISKKD
- a CDS encoding flavodoxin domain-containing protein; the encoded protein is MKIAIIYSTSSGITKKAAKILSNKIKAKIQLIPIEKAKTACLLKYDFIILAGSLYHGKVQGILKRYISRNMGTLMEKPVALFMNCDEKSNTKSHLNKTFSEQLVKSSFISSNFGYEINPDEGNFIDKIKAKKTLSSENIPVLDMDEIDKFASYINNLIDKRIE
- the hisG gene encoding ATP phosphoribosyltransferase, whose product is MKLKIAVPSKGRISDPSIAILEKAGLGLKDNANRKLISATFNKDIDVMFARASDIPKFVEDEIVDMGITGVDLINESEANVKELVDLSFGQTKLVLASPEDSNINSIDDLTSDMVVATEFPTLTKKYLEKHDLTSKIITLSGSTEIAPLIGIADLITDLTSTGTTLKMNHLKIVDVILESTIKLITNDNSFENKKELVEAVSTSIKGVIEAERKKLVMMNVKKENLDNVKKVMPAMTGPTISEVLSKEETVAVQAVIDEDVVFELVNDLRNAGAKDILVVPIERII
- a CDS encoding DNA-directed DNA polymerase II small subunit, with translation MTNKILLKFAKKGINLSPEAYKKVIEAENPLDFTSSLIVKLKGGDFKSKDLVSVSGQTVDEIMENSTIEKSTTRPQLTQKETKKPTPEPKPKEKPKKTASISDFKKESDVKEKYVNKENAEALETVENKKIKFKRNLTKTNVEYDFKIIQDTSKKSYTSGELENLIAYFQSRYEKLANILVKRPELKNYTKVADIEEGQSNLSLILMVREIRSTKNGHKLIEFEDDTGTIPILFSNKNEEVFKEAEKLVKDEVIGVLADKNGDLAIGNEIINPGVMRIPKKEMDFSIVFLSDVHIGSLTFLEDAFTRFIDWINCEFGNEEQVKIAESVKYLVIGGDIVDGIGVYPNQEKELAIKDITQQYNEAARFLGNIRSDIKIIIAPGNHDASRVAEPQPAVPEEYAKALYELDNVEFISNPGVVSLDGINVLIYHGRSFDDLVMAVKEFTHEKNDLLMEELLKKRHLAPIYGERTPLASELEDYLVIDEVPDVFHTGHVHINTHKKFNGIHLINSGTFQTQTEFQKIYNIEPTPAEVPVLYKGQYKCLKFI
- a CDS encoding UPF0147 family protein, translating into MSNQTIDEVSEILEYIMENNSVPRNIREAAQESNTLLKDESQDQSVKISTVLTKLDEISNDPNIPVHARTLIWEVLSKLESI